The following are encoded together in the candidate division KSB1 bacterium genome:
- a CDS encoding DUF1611 domain-containing protein — protein MSSSVEGNAIIYCEGAFNTPTGKTCHGLVRRTSRYKILSVVDSRFAGQDAGQILDGKPNQITIYPSIETALQAAKERYEPAQFLVIGLAPDGGQLDPKARSDVKKAIQLGLHIDSGLHDFLSEDPEFVALAKHHGVQLRDIRKTPPRNQLHFFSGKIEQVDSLKIAVLGTDSAVGKRTTAWVIVDAIKNAGYSAELIGTGQTAWMQGARYGIILDSLINDFVSGELEHAIWSAWNEQHPDAIVIEGQGSLLNPAYPGGFEILAAGRPDVIVLQHAPARKEYDGFPGYPIHPLAQQIQAIEIISGKPIVAITINHENLELESIPAICHQLQIETGIPAFDVLLDGADTIVDILRPYLLRHENHKSRSLAH, from the coding sequence ATGAGCTCAAGTGTTGAAGGAAACGCGATTATTTACTGCGAGGGAGCTTTTAACACTCCTACTGGCAAAACTTGCCATGGATTAGTGAGACGCACGAGTCGGTATAAAATCCTGTCCGTGGTCGATTCGCGGTTTGCTGGTCAGGATGCGGGTCAAATATTGGACGGTAAACCCAATCAGATCACAATTTATCCGAGCATTGAGACGGCCCTCCAAGCGGCTAAAGAAAGGTATGAACCAGCGCAATTTTTAGTGATCGGTCTGGCGCCAGATGGGGGGCAATTGGACCCGAAAGCCCGTTCGGATGTAAAAAAGGCGATCCAGTTAGGCTTGCATATCGATTCAGGGCTGCATGATTTTCTCAGTGAAGATCCAGAGTTTGTCGCGCTGGCAAAACATCATGGCGTCCAATTGCGCGACATCCGCAAGACGCCGCCACGAAACCAGCTCCATTTTTTCAGCGGCAAAATCGAGCAGGTCGATTCATTAAAGATCGCTGTATTGGGGACGGATTCTGCTGTGGGCAAACGAACGACCGCCTGGGTAATCGTGGATGCAATCAAGAATGCGGGCTATTCAGCCGAACTGATTGGGACCGGGCAGACCGCCTGGATGCAGGGCGCGCGATATGGTATCATTCTGGACTCGTTGATCAATGATTTCGTCTCTGGCGAACTCGAGCATGCCATCTGGTCAGCTTGGAACGAGCAACACCCTGATGCGATTGTGATCGAAGGGCAGGGAAGCCTGCTGAATCCCGCTTATCCTGGCGGCTTTGAAATTCTTGCTGCCGGGCGACCTGATGTCATTGTATTGCAACATGCTCCGGCTCGAAAAGAGTATGATGGATTCCCTGGTTATCCGATCCATCCGCTCGCGCAACAAATCCAGGCCATTGAAATCATATCTGGTAAACCAATAGTTGCGATCACAATCAACCATGAAAATCTGGAATTAGAAAGTATACCAGCAATCTGTCACCAACTCCAGATAGAGACGGGCATTCCTGCGTTTGACGTTCTGTTGGATGGCGCTGATACAATCGTGGATATTTTAAGACCCTATTTGCTTCGTCATGAAAATCATAAAAGTCGAAGCTTGGCCCATTGA
- a CDS encoding aldose 1-epimerase family protein: MKLYGRNWTRRDLEARVGRLEQIGGVRRFELKEGPEAGAEFIQVRTGSGLSYYVSPMRCLDISLTEFGGVPISWQASTGEMHPAYYRAEGMEWLRTAAGGLLMTCGLRQVGSPNEDHGESLGLHGRIHHLPARQVSAQGFWVNDEYEMIISGVIEETRIFGEYLRLTRQIRSRLGENSIAIHDQIENLGFEPSPLMVLYHFNFGFPLMSEETKIVFPSRKVVPREPETPLEGYQQWQSPTPGYRERVYYHEDFITSSDREAWATAVIENPGFPIVNGGTCCLSVRLSWSTENLPRLVQWKMPGAGVHVLGIEPANCHVGGRAMERQEGTLRFIEPGQVLHYELKMEIEVK; encoded by the coding sequence ATGAAATTATATGGCAGAAACTGGACGCGAAGGGATCTTGAGGCGCGAGTGGGCCGCCTGGAACAAATTGGCGGAGTTCGCCGATTTGAATTGAAAGAAGGGCCAGAGGCTGGGGCGGAATTCATTCAAGTAAGAACCGGTTCCGGATTGAGCTATTACGTATCTCCTATGCGCTGTCTTGATATTTCTCTAACTGAATTTGGTGGTGTGCCGATAAGCTGGCAGGCTTCCACTGGAGAGATGCATCCTGCATACTATCGCGCTGAGGGCATGGAATGGCTGCGCACTGCTGCTGGCGGACTATTGATGACATGCGGATTGAGGCAAGTCGGTTCTCCAAATGAAGATCACGGGGAATCGCTCGGATTGCATGGTCGCATTCATCATCTACCGGCCCGGCAGGTCTCGGCTCAGGGCTTTTGGGTCAATGATGAATATGAAATGATCATTAGCGGCGTCATTGAAGAGACGCGGATTTTCGGAGAATATCTTCGTTTGACTCGACAGATTCGCAGTCGTCTCGGTGAAAATTCCATTGCAATTCATGATCAAATCGAGAATCTTGGTTTCGAGCCTTCGCCGTTGATGGTGCTTTATCATTTTAATTTTGGATTCCCGTTGATGTCGGAAGAGACGAAAATAGTTTTTCCCTCTCGAAAGGTCGTTCCGCGCGAACCAGAAACACCGCTGGAAGGCTACCAGCAATGGCAATCGCCAACGCCTGGCTATCGAGAACGAGTGTATTACCATGAAGATTTCATCACATCGTCAGATCGCGAGGCATGGGCGACAGCCGTGATTGAGAACCCTGGTTTTCCAATCGTAAATGGGGGTACGTGTTGTTTATCGGTGCGATTATCATGGTCGACTGAAAATTTGCCGCGACTGGTACAATGGAAAATGCCTGGAGCTGGGGTTCACGTATTAGGGATTGAGCCAGCCAATTGCCACGTTGGGGGCCGCGCTATGGAACGGCAGGAAGGTACATTGCGCTTCATTGAACCAGGCCAGGTTTTGCATTATGAACTAAAAATGGAAATCGAAGTAAAATAG
- a CDS encoding sigma-54 dependent transcriptional regulator, whose protein sequence is MKYILIATTNVDAIDIIKVCFETGYKIEPVQSLEEAIEQFQRKRFDFVFIDIDLLKSLKTENDYKNQLQLFWRINSDAEIIVLALPQQIRDAVNAVKAGASNYLTFPLNPEEVKYVVDSLQEYKRMHSELDYLRDRFWRTDSLSVLQTNSNKMKEVFSRVRAVAPTESTVLLTGETGTGKGVIARLIHKHSQRSTKQFISVHCGAIPDTLLESELFGHEKGAFTGAVRRKLGKFEIAHGGTIFLDEIGTISAAMQIKLLQVLQDRTIVRVGGETEIKTDVRIIAATNTNLKQLCDQGLFRSDLYYRLNVFPLEIPPLRERVEDIPILVDNFLKRLNRLNAKNISDIHPDVLDAFEAYSWPGNIRELENLIERAYILETSSILTPKSFPLELFTYQTKKNRYAIDTSQTLKEVRKHAIERVERQYLTELLTKHRGRINATAEAAGISERQLHKLLTRYGINKEDFKQKS, encoded by the coding sequence ATGAAGTACATCCTGATTGCAACCACCAATGTTGATGCGATAGATATAATAAAAGTCTGTTTTGAGACTGGCTACAAAATCGAGCCAGTGCAATCGCTGGAAGAAGCGATTGAGCAATTCCAGCGCAAGCGTTTCGACTTTGTCTTCATTGATATCGATTTACTGAAGTCATTAAAGACTGAGAACGATTATAAAAATCAGTTGCAATTGTTTTGGCGGATCAATTCTGATGCGGAAATCATCGTGCTCGCCTTGCCACAACAGATTAGAGACGCCGTGAATGCGGTGAAAGCAGGTGCCAGCAATTATTTGACTTTTCCATTGAATCCTGAAGAGGTAAAATATGTCGTCGATAGTCTTCAGGAGTACAAGCGGATGCACTCGGAGCTGGATTATCTGCGTGATCGGTTCTGGCGGACGGACTCGCTCTCGGTATTGCAGACCAACTCGAACAAGATGAAAGAGGTTTTTAGCCGAGTGCGGGCTGTCGCGCCAACAGAAAGCACCGTGTTGCTAACCGGTGAGACTGGGACTGGTAAAGGGGTGATCGCCCGGCTGATCCATAAACATAGCCAGAGAAGCACCAAACAGTTCATCAGCGTTCATTGCGGTGCAATTCCTGATACCCTATTGGAGAGTGAGCTGTTTGGTCATGAAAAAGGGGCGTTCACTGGCGCTGTGCGACGAAAACTTGGCAAGTTTGAGATTGCCCACGGCGGGACAATTTTTCTCGATGAGATCGGAACGATATCGGCAGCCATGCAGATCAAGCTGTTGCAGGTGTTGCAGGATCGCACCATTGTTCGGGTGGGCGGTGAGACCGAAATTAAGACCGATGTCCGCATTATCGCCGCGACCAACACCAATTTGAAGCAGTTGTGCGACCAAGGTCTATTTCGGAGTGATCTGTACTATCGCTTGAACGTGTTCCCGCTGGAAATCCCACCATTGCGCGAGCGGGTTGAAGATATCCCCATCTTGGTCGATAATTTCCTGAAGCGATTGAATCGATTGAACGCCAAAAATATTTCCGATATCCATCCTGATGTGCTGGATGCATTCGAAGCATATTCTTGGCCAGGCAATATCCGAGAGTTGGAAAATCTCATCGAGCGGGCATACATTTTAGAAACATCTTCTATTTTAACTCCGAAAAGCTTCCCGCTGGAGCTATTCACCTATCAGACCAAGAAAAACCGATATGCCATTGATACCAGCCAAACCTTGAAAGAGGTCAGAAAGCATGCGATCGAACGGGTCGAACGACAATATTTGACCGAACTGCTGACCAAACATCGCGGCAGGATCAACGCCACAGCTGAGGCTGCTGGTATCAGCGAGCGACAATTGCATAAGCTGCTCACGCGATATGGGATCAATAAAGAAGATTTCAAACAAAAAAGCTGA
- the rnr gene encoding ribonuclease R, translating to MNKSKILEILQKDPDQSYKPKHLARILKISSQKYPAFKREIKELIAENKVVKLKRGRISSARRLIEVIGKLHVKTQGYGFLVTDEGETDIFISQNKMGTALHGDTVKVLLYARPNEGRSQEGEVVEIIKRARKNIVGTFQQGKYWSTVVPDDLKIQRDFYIAPEHTMNAKEGQKVVVNLLEWDDVHRNPIGKVVEILGEAGEPGVDIISVARSFDLAGNFSASAIAEAERISNQIPESEIQRRLDWRKELTFTIDPIDAKDFDDAVSLKILESGNYLLGVHIADVSHYVKPGSQLDLESRDRGTSVYLVDRVIPMLPERISNEICCLKPNEDKLTFSVLIELTPSGDVVNYEIRESIIRSDRRFTYEEVQQIIEGQKKEKKFAETIQKMFELSKKLIEKRQGRGSLDFASQEVRFKLNDQGKPIAIEKLVQLDSHRLIEEFMVLANSIVAGHISEKLSEQNGELLPFPYRIHERPSAEKLRDFSKFAQALGIDFAPKKKVTPKLFQNLQHQIRGSEIEVLVDQVMIRTMMKARYSTKNEGHFGLALKHYCHFTSPIRRYPDLMAHRLLKQYLADPKAQPIKKRQLEKICTHATEQEIKAMEAERASVKVKQLEFMQDKIGETFHGIISGVTSFGIFVEITDYLIEGMVHISNLRDDYYIYEETKYRLVGQYHGQVYQLGDPVVVMVVLVNLDERIIDFELVESLRD from the coding sequence ATGAATAAATCAAAGATCCTTGAAATCCTTCAAAAGGATCCTGACCAGAGTTATAAGCCGAAGCATCTGGCAAGAATACTGAAGATTTCAAGTCAAAAATATCCAGCGTTCAAGCGAGAGATCAAGGAATTGATTGCTGAAAATAAGGTTGTGAAATTGAAACGAGGTAGAATTAGCTCTGCCAGAAGGCTGATCGAAGTGATTGGTAAGCTGCACGTTAAGACCCAAGGGTATGGTTTCCTCGTTACTGACGAAGGCGAGACCGATATTTTTATTAGCCAGAACAAAATGGGCACAGCGCTCCATGGCGATACGGTAAAGGTGCTACTTTATGCACGTCCTAATGAGGGACGAAGTCAAGAGGGAGAGGTCGTGGAGATCATCAAACGGGCGCGCAAAAACATTGTTGGCACCTTTCAACAGGGAAAATATTGGAGTACCGTGGTACCTGATGATTTAAAGATCCAGCGTGATTTTTACATTGCCCCAGAGCATACCATGAACGCCAAAGAAGGACAAAAAGTGGTCGTGAATCTGTTGGAATGGGATGATGTCCATCGCAATCCAATTGGTAAGGTGGTCGAGATTCTGGGGGAAGCTGGCGAGCCCGGAGTGGATATTATTTCGGTAGCTCGATCATTTGATCTGGCGGGAAACTTTTCAGCCAGCGCCATTGCCGAGGCCGAGAGAATTTCGAATCAAATCCCCGAATCGGAGATCCAGCGCCGGCTTGACTGGCGAAAAGAGTTGACGTTCACCATCGATCCTATTGACGCCAAAGATTTCGATGATGCGGTCTCGTTGAAGATATTAGAAAGTGGAAACTATCTTTTGGGTGTGCACATTGCCGATGTAAGCCACTACGTTAAACCGGGAAGCCAGCTTGATCTTGAGAGCCGGGATCGCGGAACCTCAGTCTATTTGGTCGATCGCGTCATACCGATGTTGCCAGAGCGGATCTCCAATGAAATTTGTTGCCTGAAACCTAATGAGGATAAATTGACATTTAGTGTGCTGATCGAACTGACTCCATCTGGGGATGTGGTGAATTACGAGATCCGAGAGAGCATCATCCGAAGCGATCGGCGCTTCACTTATGAAGAGGTTCAGCAAATCATCGAAGGCCAAAAAAAGGAGAAGAAATTTGCCGAAACGATCCAAAAGATGTTTGAATTAAGCAAGAAGCTGATCGAGAAGAGGCAGGGGAGAGGCAGCCTGGATTTTGCCAGCCAGGAAGTGCGGTTCAAATTGAATGATCAAGGCAAGCCGATTGCCATCGAGAAATTGGTGCAATTGGATAGCCATCGGCTTATCGAAGAATTTATGGTGCTGGCAAATTCGATTGTTGCGGGCCATATTTCGGAAAAGCTGAGTGAGCAAAATGGTGAGCTCTTGCCATTTCCCTATCGAATTCATGAGCGCCCTAGTGCTGAAAAACTACGGGATTTCAGCAAATTTGCCCAGGCGTTGGGGATCGATTTTGCGCCGAAGAAAAAAGTCACACCCAAGCTGTTTCAAAATTTGCAGCACCAGATCAGAGGATCTGAAATTGAGGTGCTTGTGGATCAGGTAATGATCCGAACCATGATGAAGGCCCGTTACAGCACCAAAAACGAGGGGCATTTTGGATTGGCGCTGAAACATTACTGCCATTTCACCTCGCCGATCCGGCGCTACCCTGATTTGATGGCGCATCGGTTATTGAAACAATATTTGGCTGATCCAAAGGCCCAGCCGATCAAAAAACGCCAATTAGAGAAGATCTGCACCCATGCCACCGAGCAGGAGATCAAAGCCATGGAAGCGGAGCGCGCTTCGGTGAAAGTGAAGCAATTGGAATTCATGCAGGACAAAATCGGCGAGACGTTCCACGGCATTATCTCTGGCGTCACTTCATTCGGTATCTTTGTGGAGATCACCGATTATTTGATCGAAGGCATGGTGCATATTTCTAATTTGCGGGATGATTATTATATCTACGAGGAGACCAAGTATCGACTGGTTGGGCAATATCATGGTCAGGTGTATCAATTGGGCGATCCGGTTGTGGTGATGGTGGTGCTGGTGAATCTCGATGAGCGGATTATTGATTTCGAGCTGGTGGAGTCGCTGAGGGATTAG
- a CDS encoding alkaline phosphatase family protein, giving the protein MKTPPIQNAVIIDIDGLRRDVLYNTLAEDSLRRDANKKLPNLSKIVGNIQLEGVYDPNKIALEKSYGITKCDSLAANHCLTIFPSYTYPAQASIFTGLFPKNHGITANFHFDRAGKSLGADGKSRFYSPFEAMRFYLNEGSCNRMLNKGVITIYDYFFEQGYKCVVSCNLFVSQSTKAVNHVTWHLPWNFEGAGKEIDWLIPNILSQFQFITESGADGIGDYRENFDHKMIEDLLGYLGEHLKFKKAPPNLITLYFGGHDHQAHLQGEVALQRDYLVNTVDVLLGKFLNLWEELAKINPLENTLFVICSDHGHTRAEMDNKKRVTKKELIAAIKKIGYDTLDKSELFEQEQFSNAIINVTAGATHIYVRRGVVKDVRAEWRDHPDFQDLRPILKELSQANQLQSSASNPFSNAFDYILFKDYDQKKYQIYKYDLMNHTDIIKPISKNFGIDQNYVLGKERLEELYSDNSGDILLLVNYSENFRFEQNRRMLSTHGSLVATDSDVPLIFATPYNRRLIKSMAARSYDRGVIPSARIVDIAPTLLHLFKINFQKMDGKILF; this is encoded by the coding sequence ATGAAAACCCCACCAATTCAAAATGCGGTAATCATCGATATTGACGGTTTGAGACGGGATGTTTTGTACAACACTTTAGCCGAAGACTCGCTGCGTAGGGATGCGAATAAGAAGTTGCCTAACCTATCCAAAATTGTAGGCAACATCCAATTGGAAGGTGTATATGATCCGAATAAAATTGCGCTTGAAAAAAGTTATGGCATTACCAAATGTGATTCATTAGCTGCAAATCATTGCTTAACGATATTTCCTTCCTACACCTATCCAGCTCAGGCTTCAATTTTTACTGGTCTCTTTCCTAAAAATCACGGTATTACCGCCAACTTCCATTTTGATCGCGCAGGGAAATCACTGGGCGCTGACGGCAAATCCAGATTTTATTCACCTTTTGAAGCAATGCGCTTCTATTTGAACGAAGGAAGTTGTAATCGCATGTTGAACAAGGGAGTCATCACCATTTATGATTACTTTTTCGAACAAGGCTACAAATGCGTGGTCAGTTGCAACTTGTTTGTCTCTCAAAGCACAAAGGCCGTGAACCATGTAACCTGGCATCTCCCGTGGAATTTTGAAGGAGCTGGAAAAGAGATCGATTGGTTAATCCCAAATATATTGAGCCAGTTTCAGTTTATCACTGAGAGCGGAGCCGATGGGATTGGCGATTACCGCGAAAATTTCGATCATAAAATGATAGAGGATTTGTTGGGATATTTAGGCGAGCACCTTAAATTCAAAAAAGCGCCTCCGAATTTGATCACGCTTTATTTCGGCGGGCATGATCACCAGGCCCATCTCCAGGGCGAGGTAGCATTACAGCGAGATTATCTGGTAAATACCGTCGACGTTCTCTTGGGTAAGTTTTTGAATCTCTGGGAGGAGCTGGCAAAAATCAATCCATTGGAAAATACCCTGTTTGTCATCTGTTCGGATCATGGACACACCAGAGCCGAAATGGATAACAAAAAACGCGTGACGAAAAAAGAGCTGATCGCTGCAATCAAAAAAATCGGGTATGATACTCTGGATAAAAGCGAACTATTTGAGCAGGAGCAATTTTCCAATGCAATAATCAATGTCACCGCAGGCGCAACCCATATTTATGTACGTCGTGGTGTTGTCAAAGATGTTCGGGCAGAGTGGCGAGACCATCCTGATTTTCAAGATTTGCGCCCAATTTTAAAGGAACTCAGCCAAGCCAATCAACTCCAATCAAGCGCATCAAACCCTTTTTCAAACGCATTTGATTATATCCTTTTCAAAGACTATGACCAGAAGAAATACCAGATTTACAAATACGATCTAATGAATCATACTGATATCATCAAACCCATTTCAAAAAATTTTGGCATTGATCAGAATTACGTGCTTGGGAAAGAGCGGCTCGAAGAGTTATATAGCGATAACAGCGGAGATATTTTGTTATTGGTAAACTATAGCGAAAATTTTCGGTTTGAACAAAATCGACGCATGCTCTCGACACATGGAAGCCTAGTTGCGACGGATTCCGATGTACCGTTGATATTTGCAACGCCTTATAATCGCAGATTAATTAAATCAATGGCAGCCAGAAGCTATGACCGAGGGGTAATTCCATCGGCGCGGATTGTTGATATTGCACCAACACTGCTTCACTTGTTTAAAATCAATTTTCAGAAAATGGATGGCAAAATATTATTTTAG
- a CDS encoding dipeptide epimerase: MKIIKVEAWPIELKLSQAYTIAYESIDSAINVILRIETDHGLVGFGCAAPDEYVTGENERTVMNAIQQAVVPILNGADPLRTRWLLEQIRAAIGEQNAALAAVDIALYDLLGKCANLPLWRLLGGFRDRIATSVTVGILPEAETVAQALLWTHQGFKCLKLKGGLDVDADIVRVMKVREAVGHEVALRFDANQGYTVAQAIKFAEQTQTAELEFIEQPTSKDDREGLKYLAKHLPLLVMADESVISLTDTIELAKAEGANLLNVKLMKMGGITEALQICAVARSKDISVMVGCMDESVLGIAGGLHVALSQPNIKYADLDGHLGLLNDPFVGGVVLKDGMLFPTDNPGLGCDQVE; this comes from the coding sequence ATGAAAATCATAAAAGTCGAAGCTTGGCCCATTGAGCTCAAGTTGAGCCAGGCATACACCATTGCTTACGAATCCATCGATTCGGCGATCAATGTGATCCTCCGCATCGAGACGGATCACGGACTGGTTGGTTTTGGCTGTGCTGCGCCAGATGAATATGTCACTGGCGAAAATGAAAGGACGGTGATGAATGCCATCCAGCAGGCGGTGGTGCCGATCCTAAATGGAGCCGATCCCTTGCGAACCAGGTGGCTGCTTGAACAGATCAGGGCCGCTATCGGCGAACAAAATGCAGCGCTGGCTGCCGTGGACATCGCCCTGTATGATTTGCTGGGCAAGTGTGCCAATCTGCCACTATGGCGTTTATTGGGCGGTTTTCGGGATCGGATCGCGACCAGTGTGACCGTCGGGATTTTGCCTGAAGCGGAGACTGTGGCGCAAGCTTTATTATGGACTCATCAGGGTTTTAAGTGTCTGAAACTCAAAGGGGGATTGGATGTCGATGCCGATATTGTCCGCGTGATGAAAGTGAGGGAAGCAGTTGGGCATGAAGTCGCCCTTCGCTTCGATGCTAATCAGGGCTACACCGTTGCACAGGCGATTAAATTCGCCGAGCAAACTCAAACAGCGGAGCTGGAATTCATCGAACAACCCACCTCGAAAGATGATCGAGAAGGATTAAAATATTTAGCCAAGCATCTTCCACTGCTGGTTATGGCCGATGAAAGCGTCATTAGTTTGACTGATACTATCGAACTTGCAAAAGCCGAAGGGGCCAATCTGCTCAATGTGAAGCTGATGAAGATGGGGGGCATCACCGAGGCCCTTCAAATTTGTGCGGTGGCGCGATCCAAAGATATTAGCGTAATGGTCGGTTGCATGGATGAGTCGGTCCTTGGAATTGCCGGTGGATTGCATGTGGCGCTAAGTCAGCCCAATATAAAATATGCTGATTTAGATGGTCATCTCGGCCTATTGAATGATCCATTCGTCGGCGGAGTGGTTTTAAAAGATGGAATGCTATTCCCGACCGATAATCCAGGCCTGGGCTGTGATCAAGTTGAATGA
- a CDS encoding CotH kinase family protein translates to MRRFAFIALVLLWFSAFTDIAADESWKIFDDRTIGDVKILINPAYLNSILDPANAKSDSLFPAAFYYRNAIIPGDTVLLIGFRIRGNTSRTSAKKSFKIDFNHFVPGRKFYGLEKMNLNGEHNDPSIMRSKLCWDLFQQIRVPASRANHVRLYINDKYYGLYINVEHVDDEFVQKRFGNQNGNLYKCLWPADLVYLGPDQQLYKKFFGDRQAYELMTNKDKNDYSDLVHFIDVLNNTPASQFKIELEKVFNVDNFLKWLALNVLVGSWDDYWYLKNNYYLYHNTATDKFEFIPYDYDNTYGIDWVGGDWATRNIYRWGNMQEKRPLVTRILELPEYRYRYTLYLETFMNNEFSFEAQEPRIDQLKAMITPAVAADSFRILDWDFSISDFHQSFETSVPTKYNHVPYGIKPYIKLRIASATSQLATFYPPPVVINEFMASNKRTLADEYGEYDDWIELYNADSQPFNVKGMFLSDDPAHSTRWMLPDTTIAPKGFLLIWADGDPTQGKLHTNFRLSADGEQLVLFATMAEGNYLIDTRTFNAQQTDLSYGRLPDGGKKWSAMPPTPGAPNKTETLVADRKVSSPENFELSQNYPNPFNGSTRIQFHLPMSGKVTLQIFNLSGQMVKILADTYFSAGSHALDWNGQDDSGNPVTSGTYFYQSKTESFQMTRKMVLLR, encoded by the coding sequence ATGAGACGATTCGCATTCATTGCATTGGTATTGCTCTGGTTCAGCGCATTCACTGACATTGCGGCGGACGAAAGTTGGAAGATCTTTGACGATCGAACCATTGGAGATGTCAAAATCCTGATCAATCCTGCTTACCTAAATTCCATTTTGGATCCTGCTAATGCAAAAAGCGATAGTCTATTTCCAGCAGCCTTTTATTATCGGAATGCGATCATTCCTGGGGATACGGTGCTGCTGATCGGATTCCGAATCCGAGGCAATACCTCTCGTACGTCAGCCAAAAAATCTTTCAAAATAGATTTTAACCATTTCGTCCCGGGCCGCAAATTTTATGGTTTGGAGAAAATGAACCTGAATGGCGAGCATAATGATCCTAGCATCATGCGCTCGAAATTGTGCTGGGATCTGTTTCAGCAAATCCGCGTCCCTGCTTCGCGCGCCAATCATGTGCGACTTTACATCAACGATAAATATTATGGCCTGTACATCAATGTCGAGCATGTGGACGATGAGTTCGTCCAGAAACGATTCGGCAATCAAAATGGGAATTTATACAAATGCCTTTGGCCTGCCGATCTAGTCTATTTGGGTCCGGACCAACAGCTATATAAAAAATTCTTTGGGGATCGTCAGGCTTATGAGTTGATGACCAACAAAGACAAAAACGACTATTCCGACCTGGTGCATTTCATCGATGTGCTGAATAATACACCAGCCTCGCAGTTTAAAATCGAGCTCGAAAAAGTCTTCAACGTGGACAATTTTCTGAAATGGCTGGCGCTGAACGTGCTCGTCGGCAGTTGGGATGATTACTGGTATTTGAAGAACAACTACTATCTCTATCACAACACCGCCACTGACAAGTTTGAATTCATCCCTTACGATTACGACAATACCTATGGCATTGATTGGGTCGGCGGCGATTGGGCGACACGGAATATCTATCGCTGGGGCAATATGCAGGAGAAACGCCCGCTGGTGACGAGAATCTTGGAGCTTCCCGAATATCGCTATCGCTACACTTTATATCTGGAAACGTTCATGAACAATGAGTTCAGCTTCGAAGCCCAGGAGCCCCGCATCGATCAGCTCAAAGCCATGATCACCCCAGCCGTTGCCGCCGATAGCTTTCGCATATTGGATTGGGATTTCTCAATTTCGGATTTTCATCAATCGTTCGAGACCTCGGTTCCCACTAAATATAACCACGTCCCTTACGGGATCAAGCCGTACATCAAGCTGCGGATCGCCAGCGCTACCTCCCAATTAGCGACCTTTTATCCGCCGCCTGTGGTCATCAACGAATTTATGGCCAGTAACAAGCGAACCCTCGCCGATGAATATGGCGAGTACGACGACTGGATCGAACTATATAATGCCGATTCCCAGCCATTCAATGTTAAGGGCATGTTCCTCTCCGATGATCCCGCCCATTCGACCCGCTGGATGTTGCCCGACACGACCATTGCGCCGAAGGGATTTCTCCTCATCTGGGCTGATGGCGATCCCACGCAGGGGAAACTTCACACCAATTTCCGCCTCTCCGCCGATGGAGAGCAACTGGTGCTCTTTGCAACCATGGCCGAGGGCAATTACCTGATCGACACCCGCACCTTTAATGCCCAGCAGACCGATCTCTCTTATGGCAGATTGCCCGATGGCGGGAAAAAATGGTCTGCCATGCCGCCAACGCCTGGAGCGCCCAATAAAACTGAAACGCTGGTTGCTGATCGAAAAGTATCATCACCTGAAAATTTTGAACTCAGCCAGAACTATCCCAATCCATTCAATGGTTCGACCCGAATCCAATTTCATTTGCCGATGTCGGGCAAGGTCACGTTACAGATATTCAATCTTTCGGGACAGATGGTCAAAATATTGGCCGATACATATTTTTCTGCTGGGTCTCATGCACTTGATTGGAATGGCCAGGATGACTCGGGCAATCCCGTGACTAGTGGAACGTATTTTTATCAATCAAAGACTGAGAGTTTTCAGATGACGAGGAAGATGGTGTTGCTGCGCTGA